In Zingiber officinale cultivar Zhangliang chromosome 3A, Zo_v1.1, whole genome shotgun sequence, the DNA window tatatataatttaaatccagcctttttttattattatttaggtaaatttgaagtatcaattatatatatatatataatttaaatccagcctttttttattattatttaggtaaatttgaagtatcaattatatatatataaaaaaaaggaaGGATCAGACCAAGTTTGATCGATTGCATACATCTTTATTTTACATTTCTGAAGAAGTTCTTGCGGTaacatgataataattttattattgtgtCGTGACTTTCATTAGAAGTATGCATattcaaaaattaacttttagATATTTCTCCCATTCAAATTTTAATCCTTTTATTGCTCTTCAGATTGCTTTACTAATGCATATAATTTTCACAAGAATTTAAATGGTTGCATTTATAAGTACAAAGTACTTTGTCATCGATTGATTATTAATATATGTGAGGTGAATATAATTACTTTTTTTACTATAATTAATATAAAGATAAAGATAGGGAGAAAGGGCTAAATTGCATGTTATTTCATGTGGCTTTTCTGGCTTGATTTGATATACATCAACATCAAGCCATTTTTGTTCCAAATACTTGAGATTGAATTTCCTAAATATCTTGTTCCCATGTAGAGGTCGTTAGCTGGAAGCACATTCACTGACGCTTCGAGCGGGATCGACAAGGAGGTCGGAGAAGGCTCGGCTGCTGACGGCCAGGAAGGCCCGGCGGTGGAGAGGGAGGCCAAGATCATGAGGTacaaggagaagaggaaaaagaggaaATATGAGAAACGGATACGGTATGCGTCGAGGAAGGCCTACGCTGAGATGAGGCCGAGGGTAAAGGGGCGTTTTGCAAAGACGCCGGAGGAGATTCAGCCACCGCCGGAGCAGCCGCCTTATGGCCCTGATAGAGTTGACTTTAGATGGTTGTattaagaagagaaggaagaaaatgaagaatACTAGAAGTTCCATATCCTCGTAGCTATAATTGAATCTCTTGTTAATTAAGCATTAAGTGTAAGAATATTGGAAGATATATAATATGACTTcagttaattaattataataatattagttTCAATTTCTATGGTAAGAAGTTGATCATTTGAGGATTAGAGGAAGACAATTGAGATCAGATCAAGGTTGAATAGGTCGatcaaatttgattcatcaaattcgAATGGATCGGACTCGAGTTTAGTTATCTCATATACGTTATTACCATCACTGATCTTGATCTTGTGTTAGTCTATGCCCAATGATGAATAGCAACGGATGATCTTGATTTgtccatttaatttttttatatcgcGCGGACTGGAAACGACACAACTCGGTGATGTCTGTATCTAGCCACCGACATAGGCACaagttcaattaaaaaaaataacaaatcataaaatagaaaaaaaaatatatacaaaaattaattaattagttgtttGTAATTATAGGttcataatattatatttttacttaaatataataaaattttcctaagCCCAAATCTCATATATTGAGGAGCATACATTTCCAAGCCTTGAGCATCACACGCTCCCAAGCTTGAGCGTCGAACCCTATACGCTCCTTAGCACTCTGACGTCTGAAGACCGAATATCAAATCTAATATCCTTTCGAGGGCGATGCAACTGGACCTGGGCCCAACCCAAATGCCTCAGTTTCTTGTACTTTCTAATTTCTTAATTGTAGATTATTAGGAGGTATCACTTCTCCTCCAACTTGACGAGTCATTTCAACTCAGCACAGACCCATTATAATTTGCTCAACTCACTCGTCTAACTCATTTGAACGACCCTACCTAACCAACCTTCTTTAAGTTAATCTGAATTGAttgactctctctctctctctctctctctctctcgactTGATCCACAAATTTGATTGACCTATGAGACTCGACTAAACTATTCGATGCAAAGACATCTTTGATAATTCTCTACGAGAGACCAAATATCTTTCTTAATCATGCATGAACCTTCTAATTAGCAATTATATTATTtgaattttaggatttttttttgaaaaaaatcattattgtaattaaaattgttatatcaCTACAAGAATTCGGACTTTTAACTACGCATTTTAGCGTCGCCATATGTACGTAAAATGCGTCGCAGAACATTTTGCGACGCAAACATGCGTCGCCAGCATGCGTCGCAATTGGTTCGTATGCAAATGTCAATATGATCTTTGGTGACGCATTAAGGTACACGTCGCCAAAGGTTACAACATTTCGCGACGCAAGTATTGGCGACACCTTCTTTTATTATGTCGCCAAATGACGTCGCCAAAGGTGATGTCATTTCGCAACGCTAATATTGGCGACACCTTCTTTTATGCGTCGCGAATAGGTTCTAACATGTCACGACACATGAAATGCGTCGCGAAATGTATttttactatatttttttttctttcattattTGTGACGCAGTCTATGCATTACAAAATATATTGCTCATTCAGTCACAACATTATAATGTGTCTAAAATACATCATAAAAGTGCAATTTACTATTAATTAGtcgaatatttttaaaacatgaacacaaCTAGCTGTCAAATATTAtccaaaagaacatataagtagtGAAATGCACATTACATAATGTTGCAAAATAAATAACTACATAGTCGATGATGGAAGCGGGGGAGGTGGTGGAGGAGGTCGAATTGAAGAGCATGTTGGTGGAGGCTGTAATGAGAAGCCAGAAATGACCTGTTGAAGTTGGTGCAATAATGCTTCAAATTTTTTATCCTGCTCATGTATAGTCAGATTCTGTTCATCGATTGTTTTCTGCATAGTTACAAATTTTCCATAATCATCATGATATTTTGAACTGATGTTTGTGGCTCTAGAACCACCCACTACAGATAGTTTAGGTAATGAACCTAAACCCTTCACGTAACGAGACCGTGAGCCTAAGACTTGTGTCATGATATTGACATCCTTTGGCTGGCATACATTATCAACCGTAGAGGTGAACTCTTCACTTTCTGATTGAGTCAATCGAAGATCTACCATTTCAgcctaaaaaaaatattagtatgAAAAATAATGGattaatgaatttaaattttatgaatAAATACATCAACAAtatgtaaaaaaattataaacaaattaatcatcaaatatacaaataaataACCAAATGCTATTTCATTTTATATTAATTCGATGAAGCAGAAGGAATTATGTGAAGTACGTATCAACTATATATGCAGACAACACAATTAAAATACAATTGGATCAAATAGCAACTATTAACAATTAGATAGCTAGTTTGTACTCATCAGATTTGGGGCAATGCTAGAAATGCTTAAGTACCTGTCCTAGAGTTTGTACTTGGAAATAGCTAGAGTCAAATTCTCTTTTTCCTAGTTTGTACTCATCAGATATAGCTACAGTCAAATTCTCTTTTACTGAAGACAATGCTGGAAATGCTTAAGGATCGGATCCTAGAGTTTTTTTCTTCAAAATATCTTTATATGTTATTTAATAAGGGTAGATTTTGCCATTTTGTACTTAGTATATGTGTTAATTGCGATGTATCATCTAATTGAGTTGCACtaagtaataataataatcagaGAGGATATCTAAATATAGCTTCAACTCGAATGTATTAAATACTTACATGTTTTTGTGCAGTCCAATCATTCTTCCATTGTCCTCCTTTATGAAAAAATTTCTCGAATGTGTCAATCACACTGGGAAGCTCTCTCGTCACAGGATCAACCTTAaaaaatgaaacaatttattatcatataaattatgataagaaattttattttcaaataaaacttaCAGCTGTGTGATAATGTTGAACCAAAGTTTTCGATCCATGTGCACCTTCAAGTGGCCTATTAAACTGATTATTAGTATTCTTTTCATATATTTCCTATAAAAAAAGATAATATTAGTGCAagtaacaataaaaaaatatttatagacTAAATTTAACTATTACTAACCATTTGTTTTTTTTGCCAAAATAATTACAAAGAAAATCCCAATCATCTTGGCTTAATCCCTTGTACGACTTCCTTTTTGGTGAATCTTTATTTCCAAATCCCCCGAGTTGTTTCCAATGCCTCCTCATCTTACACCTTCCTTCTCGAATAGCTCTCATGGCAAGTCGCTCTACCTCCGCCATCACCAAGTTCGTCTTTTCATATTCAAATTTGTTCTGCCAAAAAAATTCATAGATGTGGGTAACATCTAATCTGTACACCAGCATGTTTattaaaggataaaataaaatgaaatttattaaagagaaaatcctataaaaaaaattactttctataaacaatttttaataaaataatatcaaaCATAATGAAAAGCTTAAAGGATCGGTTGACTCAGCTTCCAAATAGGTTGACAAATTAACCATTTAAGTTTAAATCTATAAAAGCTTAAAAGATTGGAACAGACGGATATTCTTTTCTAGTTGAAAAACAACAATAGATTAGAATCACTGTTCAGAATCGattaaaagcaaaagaaaagaaaggacaaGAATAAATGAAGCATAGGTCTGAGCTTGCTTTATGATGACATATTGGATGTCTTAGAATTGCAGAGAAGTTAGGGACGCCATGGAGTATAACAGGGGAGAAGAAATCGCGGCAATGGTGAGAAGCAATAACAAAGAAATCGGCAAGCGAGAAGGCTTACCTGTTGAGAGGGAGCAGGAGATCCTCGGCGACTCGGCGAGCAAGATGCACAGGAGAGAAAAATCGCGGCAGAGAAGCTAGGGACGCCATGGAGTATCATGAAAAGGGGAGAAGAAATCGCGGCAATGGTGAGAAGCAATAACAAAGAAATCGGCAGGCGAGAAGGCTTGCCTGTTGAGAGGGAGCAAGAGATCCTCGGCGACTCGACGAGCGCAAGGAGAGAAAAATCGCGGCAGAGAAGCTAGGGACGCCATGGAGTATCATGAACAGGGGAGAAGAAATCGCGGCAATGGTGAGAAGCAATAACAAAGAAATCGGCAGGCGAGAAGGCTTACCTGTTGAGAGGGAGCAGGAGATCCTCGGCGACTCGGCGAGCACGAAGGCGAAAAATCGCAGAGAAGCTAGGGACGCCATGGAGTATCATGAACAGGGGAGAAGAAATCGCGGCAATGGTGAGAAGCAATAACAAAGAAATCGACAGGCGAGAAGGCTTACCTGTTGAGAGGGAGCAGGAGATCCTCGGCGACTCGGCGAGCACGAAGGCGAAAAGGCGTTTTGTGAAATCGGTTTAGCGTGAACAAAAAGGTAGGGTTTTAAtgcattaaaataaaaaataataataattatttaataacttatttgatttgtatttaaatgatatttaatttgattgataattttgtaaaaaaagaaTACGAACTGTtagtttattaaaataaattaaaatagtaattattgaataatttgtttgatttatttttaaatgatatttaatttgattgataattttgTTAAAAAGAATACGAAGTtagtttattaaaataaattaaaatagtaattatttaataatttgtttgatttatttttaaatgatatttattttgatttataattttgttaaaagagaatacgaaccgttaatttattaaaataaattaaaatattaattatttaataatttatttgatttgtttttaaatgatatttattttgatttataattttgttaaaagagaatacgaacagttaatttattaaaataaaataaaatattaattatttaataaatttttttctaatgcgttttcaaatgatatttatttttatttataatttataaattttttggaaaatttttaatcttgaatTTTAGTTTAGCGACGGTTAATGTATATACGTCGCCAAATAACCACAATTTGAGGTGGGAAAAATTTTCACTACTATTAGTGGCGTTGAGTGCAGAATGCGTCACCATAGTGTCACATTTGACGACGTGCTTTCTATATCGCGTCGCCAAATGATCCAGGTAATATTTGCACTATCTTTTAGCGACGTGGAGTGATATGCGTGTCGCCAAAGACCTTCATTTGACGACGCATATTGTTTAATGCGTCGCTAAATGATACAAAATAAATGTGAAAAAATTCCCTCCTAATGTTCTATCTTTTAGCGACGCGAAACCTTCCACGCATCGCTAAAAGGTCATATTTTGCGACGTTAACCATGCTATGCGTCGCTAAAAGTCCGAATTCTTGTAGTGTATAGAGAGAGGACAATTCTATCAAAACATCTTGATATGGGATCTTAAGGGCGGACGCAGATATAATATGACCGTCAAAATTAAAGTCAAAATGACATGAATAATTAAGGTTAAGAGGAGGTGGTAACTAGCGTGTAACTCTCCATGAGGCTTTATTATTCATCCAACGTTAAGGCCTTTGGTATGAGAACAGTTGGCATATGAGCCAGTCGAACTTAGAAAACCTAGCGCCCAATTCTTATATTAAGACATCTATCAGATATCCGAGCAGTTGATAACCAATCAAGTTTAAGGGAAACCTAACATATCACAGATCCGACAAGTCATAAATTCGGTCGGAGTAAGGGGACCCAGTTCCCACTCAGTACAAGTCTTATAATATATGACCGGTCAACCTTAGGGATTTTCTCACATGTCAATCCTCCTTCATATAATCGGTCGGTAATAACTCGAGTCAGATTTACACAACTCAGCAGACTTGTCTCTTATACATATAGAAAAGTGATTCTCTTTATAAACTCAGCCTGAATTTCAGATTTCAGATTCTCACTTCAAAGGCAAGTTTTCTCTTATATGGATGATAACTTAAAATATTGATCGAATCTCCAGGGACTTAGTTCCCCATTCCTTAAAGGCAAGTATCCTAATATATGGTCGATCGGCTATAGAACCAATCAAATCTAGGGGGCTTAGCTTCATATTACTTTCAGAATAGATCTCCAGCACTACCTAGTACATAACCGAGTCGTTTAAGGGAAGAATGAATATACAATCGACTGGTCTAAAGATTCAGTCGGGAAACACTCAATATACAACACGATTAGAAAATCACAACAACCTACTAGAATAACAATCATTTGTTAAGGAATATTCCTCTATTATAATGTGAGCATTCACTAAAACCTTCTTCAAAGATGATTGTACTTCTCATGAGTCGAGAACTTATGACATTATATTCCTTCAACTGTCTTATTAAGTACGTAAGTTGCAAAAGATAAAAGAGGTGCACATATGGATAACGAAAGATTCTTCGGACGGTTACTATATATCACCTAGGCTGTATGCTTTCACTTATTTGataatttctaatattttttgtcatctcatgattacggaggttatgagaggtagTATATAAAGGGGTCATCTCCGTTGGCGAGGTACACATATGCACGTCTTACGACATTCTTATTTACACGCATACATCCTACTATTTTTCTCTTCATTTGTCTGCTTGGATATTATACTAACTTGAATGTCGGATGACCTTTACCAGGACCCTTTTCCTAATTTTTGGATCTGACTTTCTGTCTACTATCTTGAATATGTGCAAAGAAGAGAAAAACACTCGGAGTTATCTTCTTgtttcaatatatcatatttctcttcttctttgtaaaGTCTTCTATTAATCAATCACATCGTCACCCGTGGAGTGCGTCATCTCTCTAATTTTCAAAAGATGACatctttttcaaattaattaaatttatttaaatttaattaaaattagaaacTTGCCCTCCAAACAAGCATTTCAAAAGTTGGGAATGGCGTAGATTTAGGTATACAAGGGCTCGACGGACTGTGAATCTGCTACCGAGCAAGCGAATCAGCGATCATGGATCTGAAGCAAGCGGGATCGTCCCTTGACGCTCTCGTCTCCTCCTTCCAATCGCGCATTGTCGATCTCCAGGAGCTTGTAATCGCCCGCAACAGTTCGTCATCTGACAATCCCCCTCTTTCTTCCATTTCTCGAAGTTCTTGAAGAATTTCCGGCTTAAAAGATCTTCTTTTGTTCTTCTCGTGCAGTGTATCCAACCACTAGCATGCCTGATCTGTCGGCGGTCGACACTTCCCTGAAGACGATGGAGTCGCAGATCCAGGCGATAAAAGACCGGCTGCAAGAGGAGCGAAATGTCATCCCTAAGGCCAAAGTCTCTCTTTTTCTCCATCCGTTTTTAAGGCTAACCCTAACCTATGGATTCTGTTTCTGTACCTTCTTTCCTTCTTGTCTTATGGTGTAGAAATTCATCGAGCTGTCCCAACAACAACAAAGAAAGCTGCAACACATGCTCTCTCACATGCCCCCCGCAATGCTTGAGAGCAGGTCGCGTTCGGATCACAATCCCTCCATCAGGTAATTTATTACTAATGAATTGAGATCTTTTTTTTTCCCCAGTTGTATGCTCCCTATTAATCTATGGGGGTTTCGGATAATGCTTCGGGAACCCTAgttcttcaaaaatttcctttttgtgTTGCACAGCATGGTAATAGACGATTTGGAGGAACCTTCTCATCTTAAGGAGGAGCCTGTGGCAATGCCTAAGGTTAGAAAGTGCCTAAGGACTTGTTTGTTATAGAATCTCATTTGCTCCAGCAGAATGTTTGGCATGTGCAAATCATCAATTTCTTAAATGCTCAAAAACAAAGTTTGTATACGAGACTATTTAAATTCTCTGATTCTTTTTACCCTTATTGAACATAACTAGCATTCATTTTCTTCTCATTGTGAATGAAGATAAGATTGAGTGGATCCCATCATGTACTAAGCACGAAATATAGTACAATGAACACAAAGAGGACTTGGAAGCCACAATCTACAAGTTTGCTATTCTGTGCTACATAAATAAAGTCTTCAAGAAATTATTTTGCAGATGAATTGTGTTAGAATCAAGTCTAAATGTCTAATTTTTATAGACCTGCAGTAGTTTTAGAATTGATATGAATAAACTAAATTAAGATTAGACAACGAGATCCAAAATTGTGTTGGATGTCCAAAATAGTGATGTTGCTCTTCTGGCAAAACCAATTGCATAAGGGACTAAGGCTATGGCTCAGATACTCATTGTGCAGGACATCAGGGAGGGTGTCACGGTCTTCCAATGTTGCATTAAGAAATAATATAAAGAGAACAAGAATTGAAACAATGATTATCCGTATAGAAATTTGTTTCTGATACCTTGAAAACCATCCACCATCAACAATTTCACTGCAAAGCAATTGTAGTTGAAACAGATGCAAAACCGTAAATTGaaatggtgtgtgtgtgtgtatatatatatatatatattcaaataaAAAGTAACATAGCAGACCTACACATTTATGTTAGGTTTTTCATGTACGTAGAAGCTTTTGCTCACTTCTGAGAATCTTCTTACATCAAAATTGAGCATGATCTCATAACTTTGTGCTATTGtgttcaacaacaacaaccaagctttatcccactagatggggtCGGTTTGTGCTATTGTGTTCAAGTAATATTATTGTTTGATCTTGAGCTGAACAATGAATTACTCCTATTTAGATGAGGAAGGGTCCGATTCCTGCCCCCCGTTGGTATATTTCTTTTGATGAATTGGACTCACTGTCATCGTAAGTTTATACTTAAAGTTACTATGGATGACAATGTTCTTGTGGTTGTTTGTCATTAAATCCAACTCCATCTTTTCAATGATTAGTTACATG includes these proteins:
- the LOC122053941 gene encoding uncharacterized protein LOC122053941, whose amino-acid sequence is MILHGVPSFSAAIFLSCASCSPSRRGSPAPSQQNKFEYEKTNLVMAEVERLAMRAIREGRCKMRRHWKQLGGFGNKDSPKRKSYKGLSQDDWDFLCNYFGKKNKWKYMKRILIISLIGHLKVHMDRKLWFNIITQLLIL
- the LOC122053942 gene encoding spindle and kinetochore-associated protein 1 homolog, translated to MDLKQAGSSLDALVSSFQSRIVDLQELVIARNMYPTTSMPDLSAVDTSLKTMESQIQAIKDRLQEERNVIPKAKKFIELSQQQQRKLQHMLSHMPPAMLESRSRSDHNPSISMVIDDLEEPSHLKEEPVAMPKMRKGPIPAPRWYISFDELDSLSSYMRGRLTLDKVNIAINEIAVHAETNSHLISCPKKKLAEDTWEKALELRDIVSADSVKGKHFFLETDIKGPGLKLDNTGKAILTVLRHLGRIVETRIGHHRVFTLQKPQ